AGAAAAAGAGAAAACTTTGCAATTAGATTATCAAAAATAGTTGGAGAATATAACTTTGGTGAAGTTCAAACAGGACCAAATGTTCATTATGCAAAGGTTGAAGTAAATGAATCAAATTGTACTTTATGTTTATCATGTGTTGGTGCATGTAATGTAAATGCAATTTTTGCAGATGCGAAAGATAATACTTTAAGATTAAATCCATCTTTATGTACATCATGTGGATATTGTGAAGCATCATGTCCTGAATCAGATTGTTTAACAATAAAAAGAGATGTAATTGAATTACAACCTATGTGGTTTAAAGAAAATATTTTAGCTCAAGATAAACTATTTGCATGTATAGAGTGTGGGAAAGAGTTTGCTACAACTAAAGCAGTTGAAAAAATTGCAAAGATTATGTCTCCAATATTTGCAAACGACCCAATCAAAGAAAAAACTTTATATTGTTGTGAAACATGTAAACCAAAAATTATGATGAAAAGTTACATGGCAAATCCAACAAATTATAACAACAAACAAGGAATAGCAATATGAATACTCAAAAAATCAATAAAGCAAGAGCTTTATATTATGCAATGTTTTCTAGATTTTTTGTTTTTACAACAGATAACAATAGATATCTAGAATTAATTACATTAATTGATACTTTAAAACAAAACCCTTTAGATGAATCTACAAAAGAGGCATTTGAAAATATTAGAGCTGTTTTAAAATCTGATTCAAATATTGCTTTTATGAATGAGTTTGATGAAATATTTCACTCTCCACATACAAAAACAGTTAGAACAACTGCATCATATTTTGATGAAAATATTGAAAGTGGTAAAAAAAGAGTTGAGATGCAAAACTTCTTAGGTAAAACAAAAATAAGAAGAGATGAATCTAAATACACTGATTATGAAGACCATATTGGTTTTATTTTTACTGTTTTAGCTGAGCTTTGTGAACTACAAGCTCAAGGTCAAAATGAATATGACAATTTAATTCATTGTATTTTTGCAGAAATTTTAAATGAATTTGTTGATGAGTTTTCAGAAGAATTATTTGAACATGAAAGTGCAGATATTTTTAAAAATGTAATTGTTTTATTAAAAGCATTTATTGAGTTTGAAAGAATATATTTAGAAGTTTCTAAACCAAATATTGTTTCAAAACCTTCACAAACTAAGGTTGTTGAAGAGATTTCAGATGAAGAAAAAGCTAGACGAGCTAGAAATAAAGCTATGAAAGCTAATGGACCAAAAAATAAAAATGATGAGTCTTGTCCTGTATTCGTAACATACGATGTGGAGGATGGAATCTAAATATTTTTGCCCTTGTGTGGCTTAAGTAAGGAAAAGAGTTTTCTTTATTTAAGTCTCATTTATGGGGCTAATCACAAAAAAAGGAGCAACTATGCAAGAGAGTAGAAGAAATTTTGCTAAGAAAACTGCAATAGTTGTTGGTGCTACTGCTGTTGGTACCACGGTGTTAGCATCTGCTAACAGTTCTACAAAGGCTGGTGTAGGATCAAATGGTGTTGTTGTAGGGAAATCTCCTAAAAAAGAGATCCTTTACAAAAAATCAAAAGCTTGGGAAGAGTTTTACAAACAAGCTTTATAAGAAGGAGAAGTAAGTATGTCACAAAGTACATATGATGCACTCAAAGCAAAAATAGGTAGAAGATCATTTATTAAAATGGCTGCCGTTTCTGCTGCTGCTGGTGCAACAAGTGCTTTTGCTAATGATGGTGTTACTAGAGAAGCTACTAGTGAAGAGGTTAAAAATCCTTTTCCTGGTTCTAAAAAAGTAAAAACTATCTGTACTGCATGTTCTGTAGGATGCGGTATTATAGCTGAAGTACAAAACGGGGTTTGGGTTAGACAAGAAGTAGCTCAAGATCATCCAATTTCATTAGGTGGGCACTGTTGTAAAGGTGCTGATATGATTGATATGGTTAGATCAGAAGTTAGATTAAAACACCCAATGGTAAAAGAAGCTGGAAAATGGAAAAGAATTTCTTGGGATGAAGCTTATACAAGAATTTCTGACAAAATGAATGCCTTGCATAAATCTGTTGGAGCTGACGCAGTTCAGTTCTTAGGTTCAGCAAAAATGAGTACGGAGCAAGCTTATTACTTCAGAAAATTTGCAGCAATGTATGGAACGAATAATATAGATCACCAAGCTAGAATTTGACATAGTGCAACAGTCGCCGGTGTGGCGAATACATGGGGTTATGGCGCTATGACTAACTCACTTGGAGATATCCAAAATGCAAAAGCTATTATTATATTTGGAGCAAACCCAGCGGTTAATCACCCTGTAGGTTTTGGACATTTCTTAAAAGCAAAAGAGAGAAACAACGCAAAAATTATCGTTGTGGATCCAGTATTTACAAAAACAGCTGCAAAAGCTGATCATTATTGCAGAATTAGACCAGGTACAGATATTCCATTTATGTATGGAATGTTAAACCTTATATTCCAAAATGGATGGCACGATAAGAAATTTATCGCTGACAGAGTTTATGGAATGGAAGATATTATGGAAGAAGCTAAAAAGTGGACTCCAGAAAAAGTTGAGGACGTTACAGGAGTTCCAGCAGAGCAGTTAATTCAAATAACTAGACTTTATGCTAAATCTACTCCAGGTACATTAATTTGGGCTATGGGTCTTACTCAACACACAATTGGTTCATCTAATACAAGAATGGCTCCAATTTTACAACTTGCACTTGGAAACATGGGTGAAGAAGGTGGTGGAACAAACATCTTAAGAGGTCATGATAATGTTCAAGGTGCAACAGATATGTGTTGTTTATCTCATACATTACCAGGTTATTATGGACTTGCTGATGGTTCATGGAAATACTTCGCAAAATCTTGGGGAGTTGACTATGAGTGGCTTAAAGGAAGATTTAGAGCAAAAGAATGGATGAATAAACCAGGATTTACTCTTTCTAGATGGTGGGCTGGTGTTCTTGATGGAAAAGATGGTAACGATAAAGTAACAAATGGTGGAACAAACCTTAAAATGTTATTTGTTATGGGTAATGGTATTACTTCAGTTGCACAACAAGCAAAAATCAAAGAGGGTCTAGACAATTTAGAAATGCTAGTACTTTGTGATCCTTTTGTAAATGAAGCTGCAATTTTAACAGATAAACAAGATGATGTATTTATTTTACCAAGTGCAACACAATTTGAAACAAGTGGTTCAGTAACAGCAACAAATAGAACTGTTCAATGGAGAACTAAAGTTGTTGAGCCAATGTATGAATCTAAAACTGACCATGAAGTTATGTTTGAGTTATCAAAAAGATTAGGATTCTATGAGCAGTTTACTGCTGGAATGAAAATCAAAGATAACAAAAAAGATTTCACTTGGCCAGAAGATGCAACTAATGAGATTGCTAGAATCATCAAAACTATTGGTTTAACAGGTTGGACAGCAGATAGAATCAAAAAACATACTGAAAATTGGCATATGTTTGACCAAATTTCAGGGCGTGGATATGGTGCTATGAAGGGCGAATATTATGGATTACCATGGCCATGTTGGACGGAAAAACACGGTGGAAGCCCAATTTTATATAACATCAACAGAAGTGTAGTTGATGGAGGTATGGGATTTAGAAATAGATTTGGATTAGAACACAATGGTGTATCTCAATTAGCAGGTGCTGGAAGTGCTCCAAAAGCTTCATCTAATAAAGATGGATATCCAGAAATTACTAGAGATAACATTGAAGCAGTTCTTGGAATTACTTTAACAGCTGATGAAAAAGCAAAAATTGGTAAAAACTGGAAAGTTGATACTTCTAATATTATTGCTGAAAAATGTATGGAAAGAGGAATTGCTCCTTATGGAAATGCAAGAGCAAGAGCTAAAGTATGGACATTCCCAGATCAAATCCCAATGCACAGAGAGCCATTACACTCTCCAAGACAAGATTTAGTTAAACAGTATCCAAGTTATGCAGATAAAGCAAACCATTATAGAGTTGATACTAAATATGTTTCTAAACAGTCAGAAAAAGATTGGTCTAAAGAGTTCCCAATTAACTTGGTAACAGGAAGACTTGTAAACATGAATGGTGCAGGTATGGAAAATAGAGCAAGTAAATATCTTGCTGCATTAACTCCTGAAATGTTCTGTGAAATTAATCCTAATTTAGCTGGAAAGCTAGGAATTAGAGATGGTGCTATGATGTGGGTTCACTCACCTGAAGGTACTAAAATTAAAGTTAAAGCTAAGTATTCATTTAGTGTTAGTGAAGATAGAGTGTTTATGCCATTCCACTTTGCTGGTGCATTCCAAGGGGAAGATATGTCGCACAAATACCCAGCAGGTACAAAACCTTATGCTACTGGTGAGAGTGCAAATACAATTACAAATTACGGTTACGACATCATTACTCAGATTCCTGAGACAAAAGGTGGTTTATGTCGAATCGAAATGGCCTAAGGAGTGACTGATGAGTAATAGTGAAAAAGCTAGATTAAAATTTTATTGCGATGAACAAAGATGTATCGCATGTGATGGTTGTTCGGTTGCTTGTGCAGAAGCTCATGAGTTACCAGCAGGTATCAATAGAAGAAAAGTAATTACAATGAATGAAGGTATTGAAAACCTTGAGTATTCATTATCAATTGCTTGTATGCATTGTACAGATGCACCTTGTGAACAAGTTTGTCCAGTAGATTGTTTCTACATTAGAGAAGATGGAATTGTTTTACACGATAAAGAAAAATGTATTGGTTGTGGCTATTGTTTATATGCTTGTCCTTTCGGAGCTCCTCAATTTCCTCAAGATGGTGCATTTGGTACTAAAGGTGCTATGGATAAATGTACAATGTGTGCTGGTGGTCCACTTGAAACAAATAGTGAACATGAAAGAGAACTTTATGGGCAAAATAGAATTGCTGAAGGTAAAGTTCCTGTTTGTGCAGCTATGTGTTCGACAAAAGCACTATTAGTTGGTGATTCTCAAGAAGTGTCTAAAATCTATAGACAAAGAGTATTATCATCTGGACATGGTGTTAAAGTTCAACCATATGGATGGTCGACAGCATATAGTTCAAATATATAATAAGGTAGATAGAGAATGAAAACGAAATATATAGTTTTAACTCTATTGACTCTATCAGCATTAGCCTTTGGTGCTAATGCAGATAGTGCAATATGGGGAAAAGACTTAGTACCAAACATTTTAGGTTATGATAAAGAGGGTTCATTGCATCTTGGACCTTTATTTACACTTTTACAGGGTAAATATTTTTCTATTGCATTTTTAGCGATTTTGTTTGGTGTACCTGCAGTTTTCGCTTTACACTATTTTATTATTGGACCTAAAATATTTTCTCATGATAGAAAAAAAATTAAAGTATTCAATATGTTTCATAGATTGATTCACTGGATTGCTGGATTTTCATTTTTAGTACTTATCCCAACAGGATTTGTAATGATATTTGGTTCAGTATTTGAAGGTGGAGCTTTTGTAAGAATCTGTAAAGAGTTACATGCAATTGCAACAGTGTTCTTTGCTATTTCTGTTATTCCAATGACAATCATGTGGATAAGAGAGATGTTACCAACAATGGACGATGTAAAATGGATGATGATTCTAGGTGGATACTTAAGTAAAGTAAAAAGACCAATTCCTGCAGGTAAATTTAATGCAGGTCAAAAAATGTGGTTTTGGGTTTGTACTTTTGGTGGGATTTTAATGATTCTAACTGGTGCAGCAATGTATTTTCAGGACTTCACTCTTCCTGTACTTGCTACATATGGTATAACACAAATCGATTTTTTAAGAGCATGCGCAATTATTCACAATGTAATGGGAATGGCTGTAGCTGCATTATTCTTTACTCACGTATATATGTCAATGTTTGCAATTAAAGGTGCAATTCATTCGATGATTAGTGGGTATAAAGAGGAAGAAGAGATTGAAATTCTTCACAGCTCTTATTACAAAAAGTTAAAAGAGCAAAAACAATTATAAAAGGAAAACTCTCCATATAGCATCAAAGTGGAGAGATTCTTTTAATTGTCATATAAATGACAGACTGAAATGTTAAATTTATATACAATTTAATTTTTAGATTGAATTTGTAATATAAATTTAACTTTTAGTTTATTTTTTTAATTTTAAATATGCAAAATTTGCATATTAAAGAGGATAGTATGGATAACTCAAGATATTTAAAAAAGATTATCATTGATAGAGTAAATGGTGATGAAGTAACAGAAGTAGAAGATGTAACAATTGAAGAAGCTAGATTAAATGTATATTTAAATGGTGAAAAAGCTATTTCAATGATGTGTATACCAATAGATCAAGATGCTCATGCTATTGGGTTTTTAATGAGTGAAAATGTAATCTCTTCTATAGATGATGTTCAAGAAATCACTTTAAGTGAAGATGGATTAAGAGTTGATATAACAGCAAAAATTGACGAAAATTCATTAACTAATCTTTATAAAGAAAAAACACTAGTAAGTGGTTGCGGTGGTGGAGTAACAGGAAATATAGCAGGGAATGTTGAAGTTCCTTTTAACCAAACAAATTTTGTGATTAGTCCAGAAGTTATTAGCCGTGAAGTAGCCATTTTCTATAGAGATAGTGAACTTTATAAATTAACAGGTTGTGTACATAAAGCAATGCTTTATCTAGAAGATGGAACTACAGTAACATCTGAAGATATTGGTAGACACAATGCAATTGATAAAGTTGTTGGAAAATGTAAAATAAAAGGCTTAGATACAACAAAATCGGTTTTATTTGTATCTGGAAGATTAAGTTCAGAAATGGTTGTAAAAGCAGTTATGCATAAAGTACCAATTGTAGTTTCAAGAACTGCACCAACTCATTTAGGTGTTATGACTGCACATACACATGGAGTTACGCTTATAGGTTTTGCTAGAGGTAAAAAGATGAATGTATACACACATAGTGGAAGAGTTGTAGGATAATGTTATGGGAAAGATGCAAAAAGAGATTAATTTAGATGAAACTCAAAAAGAATTACTTCTTAGCAATTTAGACGAAGATGGGAAACTATCTTGTCTAAAAGCTTTTAAAGTAGCAAGATTAATTGGTGTAGAGCCAATTGATATGTCTGATGCTTGTAAAAGTGAAAATATAAAAATTACAAATTGTGAATTGGGGGTATTTGGAAAAATACAATTCCATGATGCTGAAGATGCAATTTATAACAAAATAGCAAAAAATTTCACACAAGACAAAGATGTTACTTGTAGAATTTTATGGGAATTAGCAAAGGAATCAAGCTTAAGAAGAGTCGGTTCAACAGTTAAATTTACTGATGTAGAAGT
This genomic interval from Arcobacter arenosus contains the following:
- a CDS encoding TorD/DmsD family molecular chaperone; this translates as MNTQKINKARALYYAMFSRFFVFTTDNNRYLELITLIDTLKQNPLDESTKEAFENIRAVLKSDSNIAFMNEFDEIFHSPHTKTVRTTASYFDENIESGKKRVEMQNFLGKTKIRRDESKYTDYEDHIGFIFTVLAELCELQAQGQNEYDNLIHCIFAEILNEFVDEFSEELFEHESADIFKNVIVLLKAFIEFERIYLEVSKPNIVSKPSQTKVVEEISDEEKARRARNKAMKANGPKNKNDESCPVFVTYDVEDGI
- a CDS encoding Tat pathway signal protein; amino-acid sequence: MQESRRNFAKKTAIVVGATAVGTTVLASANSSTKAGVGSNGVVVGKSPKKEILYKKSKAWEEFYKQAL
- a CDS encoding formate dehydrogenase subunit alpha — protein: MSQSTYDALKAKIGRRSFIKMAAVSAAAGATSAFANDGVTREATSEEVKNPFPGSKKVKTICTACSVGCGIIAEVQNGVWVRQEVAQDHPISLGGHCCKGADMIDMVRSEVRLKHPMVKEAGKWKRISWDEAYTRISDKMNALHKSVGADAVQFLGSAKMSTEQAYYFRKFAAMYGTNNIDHQARIUHSATVAGVANTWGYGAMTNSLGDIQNAKAIIIFGANPAVNHPVGFGHFLKAKERNNAKIIVVDPVFTKTAAKADHYCRIRPGTDIPFMYGMLNLIFQNGWHDKKFIADRVYGMEDIMEEAKKWTPEKVEDVTGVPAEQLIQITRLYAKSTPGTLIWAMGLTQHTIGSSNTRMAPILQLALGNMGEEGGGTNILRGHDNVQGATDMCCLSHTLPGYYGLADGSWKYFAKSWGVDYEWLKGRFRAKEWMNKPGFTLSRWWAGVLDGKDGNDKVTNGGTNLKMLFVMGNGITSVAQQAKIKEGLDNLEMLVLCDPFVNEAAILTDKQDDVFILPSATQFETSGSVTATNRTVQWRTKVVEPMYESKTDHEVMFELSKRLGFYEQFTAGMKIKDNKKDFTWPEDATNEIARIIKTIGLTGWTADRIKKHTENWHMFDQISGRGYGAMKGEYYGLPWPCWTEKHGGSPILYNINRSVVDGGMGFRNRFGLEHNGVSQLAGAGSAPKASSNKDGYPEITRDNIEAVLGITLTADEKAKIGKNWKVDTSNIIAEKCMERGIAPYGNARARAKVWTFPDQIPMHREPLHSPRQDLVKQYPSYADKANHYRVDTKYVSKQSEKDWSKEFPINLVTGRLVNMNGAGMENRASKYLAALTPEMFCEINPNLAGKLGIRDGAMMWVHSPEGTKIKVKAKYSFSVSEDRVFMPFHFAGAFQGEDMSHKYPAGTKPYATGESANTITNYGYDIITQIPETKGGLCRIEMA
- the fdh3B gene encoding formate dehydrogenase FDH3 subunit beta; protein product: MSNSEKARLKFYCDEQRCIACDGCSVACAEAHELPAGINRRKVITMNEGIENLEYSLSIACMHCTDAPCEQVCPVDCFYIREDGIVLHDKEKCIGCGYCLYACPFGAPQFPQDGAFGTKGAMDKCTMCAGGPLETNSEHERELYGQNRIAEGKVPVCAAMCSTKALLVGDSQEVSKIYRQRVLSSGHGVKVQPYGWSTAYSSNI
- a CDS encoding formate dehydrogenase subunit gamma: MKTKYIVLTLLTLSALAFGANADSAIWGKDLVPNILGYDKEGSLHLGPLFTLLQGKYFSIAFLAILFGVPAVFALHYFIIGPKIFSHDRKKIKVFNMFHRLIHWIAGFSFLVLIPTGFVMIFGSVFEGGAFVRICKELHAIATVFFAISVIPMTIMWIREMLPTMDDVKWMMILGGYLSKVKRPIPAGKFNAGQKMWFWVCTFGGILMILTGAAMYFQDFTLPVLATYGITQIDFLRACAIIHNVMGMAVAALFFTHVYMSMFAIKGAIHSMISGYKEEEEIEILHSSYYKKLKEQKQL
- the fdhD gene encoding formate dehydrogenase accessory sulfurtransferase FdhD, with translation MDNSRYLKKIIIDRVNGDEVTEVEDVTIEEARLNVYLNGEKAISMMCIPIDQDAHAIGFLMSENVISSIDDVQEITLSEDGLRVDITAKIDENSLTNLYKEKTLVSGCGGGVTGNIAGNVEVPFNQTNFVISPEVISREVAIFYRDSELYKLTGCVHKAMLYLEDGTTVTSEDIGRHNAIDKVVGKCKIKGLDTTKSVLFVSGRLSSEMVVKAVMHKVPIVVSRTAPTHLGVMTAHTHGVTLIGFARGKKMNVYTHSGRVVG
- a CDS encoding ModE family transcriptional regulator yields the protein MGKMQKEINLDETQKELLLSNLDEDGKLSCLKAFKVARLIGVEPIDMSDACKSENIKITNCELGVFGKIQFHDAEDAIYNKIAKNFTQDKDVTCRILWELAKESSLRRVGSTVKFTDVEVTNCQLGCFRTRKGHREVKN